TCTTTGGTCTCGGGGTTGGCCAGCTCGATGGTGTGCACGGGCACCTTGGTTTCGTCAAAGAACGATGCGGGCGTGCCCTCGTCGGCAAAGTTGCTGCGGGGTTTGCGTCGCTGGTGTGCAGGGATGGTGTTGGAGTCGGAGTCGGCTTCGGGCGCATCAGTGGCAGGGAGGTCGCCCAGGAGTTGCCCCAGGTGCATTTGCTGCGCATCGGGCAAGGGTGCAAAGCGCTCGCTCTTCTTGCCAAAGAGTTGGCGTTTGAACCATTCGAGCTGCTGCTCCAGCGCGCTGATGCTGGCGGCCTGTGCTTGCAGTGTCTGCGCGATGCTCTGCGGCGACAGCCCCATGACCGTTTCGACGGTAAATGTGGGAGTGCTGGTATTGGGCATCGACATGGGCCTTATCTTGCGGCCTTTAGGGACAAAGCAAAAGAGTGCTTCTCCGGATTGAAAATGGGCACATCGTCACCTCCGCGCAGGGTGTTGGTAGCGTTTGTGGCGTCGGCGCACTTCGATGCCTTCGAGCATCAGTTTGAGCGCCGTGCAGTCGATCTCGCCACTGCCGCCTTGAACGCCTTTACGGGAGAACTTGCCGCTCTCCAAACGCTTGCACCACAGGCACCAGCCGCTGCGGTCAAAGTACAGCACCTTCATCTGTGTTTGCCGCCGGTTGATGAAAACAAACATGTGTCCGGCCAGCACATCCACTTCAAACCCCTGGCGTGCCAGAGCGTACAAGCCGTCGTAGGACTGGCGCATATCGGCAGCTTGGCCATACAGGAACACGCGAAT
This DNA window, taken from Rhodoferax potami, encodes the following:
- the tnpB gene encoding IS66 family insertion sequence element accessory protein TnpB (TnpB, as the term is used for proteins encoded by IS66 family insertion elements, is considered an accessory protein, since TnpC, encoded by a neighboring gene, is a DDE family transposase.), coding for MFFPEGRIRVFLYGQAADMRQSYDGLYALARQGFEVDVLAGHMFVFINRRQTQMKVLYFDRSGWCLWCKRLESGKFSRKGVQGGSGEIDCTALKLMLEGIEVRRRHKRYQHPARR